ATCGTGACTGCCCATTTTTCGGCGGCCCGGAAACCGGGTGTGGTTTTCCTGGTATCGAGGATTTTGGTATTTGTTCCTGACAATAATTGCACGTACTGGTTGGTTTTGGTGGCGATGGCGCTCATGCGTTGCATCGAATTGAGCACGACGCGTTCCGATTTCAAAATGGATTGCGAACTGCCGGAAACATGGAAAACGATGTCTCCATATTTCACTGGCGCGCCGTCTTCTATAAAAACTTCGATAACCAATGACGGATCGACATGGTTAAAGACCATTGCCGCGAAAGCGACACCTGCAATGATCCCATCCTGTTTTACAAGCAATTTCGCCTTACCATCTGCGGAAGCGGGAATACACGCCAGCGAACTGTAATCGCCCGGACCGACATCTTCACGGATCGCATTTTCGATGATTAATTGTAATTCGGTGCGGAATTGTGATGCTGAAATCATG
This genomic stretch from Flavobacterium pallidum harbors:
- the nadC gene encoding carboxylating nicotinate-nucleotide diphosphorylase: MISASQFRTELQLIIENAIREDVGPGDYSSLACIPASADGKAKLLVKQDGIIAGVAFAAMVFNHVDPSLVIEVFIEDGAPVKYGDIVFHVSGSSQSILKSERVVLNSMQRMSAIATKTNQYVQLLSGTNTKILDTRKTTPGFRAAEKWAVTIGGGENHRFALYDMVMLKDNHNDFAGGITNAITMTKKYLKENGLDLKIIVEARTLDEIREILQNDGVHRILIDNFNFEDTKKAVELIGDRCQTESSGNINENTIRQYAECGVDYISSGALTHSVYNMDLSLKAF